One Ranitomeya imitator isolate aRanImi1 chromosome 4, aRanImi1.pri, whole genome shotgun sequence genomic window, CGGCAACAGGGCAACTTTCTAACACtaataaagcgaacctgtcaccaggattgaCCGATAcctgcattctataatgctgtaaataagccccgatCCGACCTACAAGACAACATAAAGAGCTCTTGTTATACTCACCTATGGGGCGGTCCGGAATGAGAGATGTTGCTCTTCTTTATCTGGTGCCTCCTTTCTTCTTtcgatgccgtcctccttcttgtggatgacgcgtccctaagtcatccacacagtctcctcggcattgcgctcctgcgcaggcctaCTTATCTGCTCTAAGGCAGATTAAAGTACAGcagtatgtacaggtccttctcaaaaaattagcatatagtgttaaatttcattatttaccataatgtaatgattacaattaaactttcatatattatagattcattatccaccaactgaaatttgtcaggtcttttattgttttaatactgatgattttggcatacaactcctgataacccaaaaaacctgtctcaataaattagcatatttcacccatccaatcaaataaaagtgttttttaataacaaacaaaaaaaccatcaaataataatgttcagttatgcactcaatacttggtcgggaatcctttggcagaaatgactgcttcaatgcggcgtggcatggaggcaatcagcctgtgacactgctgagatgttatggaggcccaggatgcttcaatagcggccttaagctcatccagagtgttgggtcttgcgtctctcaactttctcttcacaatatcccacagattctctatggggttcaggtcaggagagttggcaggccaattgagcacagtaataccatggtcagtaaaccatttaccagtggttttggcactgtgagcaggtgccaggtcgtgctgaaaaaatgaaatcttcatcaccataaagcattgaccctgcccttgatgaaacacagtggaccaacaccagcagctgacatggcaccccacaccatcactgactgtgggtacttgacactggacttcaggcattttggcatttccttctccccagtcttcctccagactctggcatcttgatttctgaatgacatgcaaaatttgctttcatcagaaaaaagtacttgggaccacttagcaacagtccagtgctgcttctctgtagcccaggtcaggcgcttctgccgctgtttatggttcaaaagtggctttacctggggaatgcggcacctgtagcccatttcctgcacacgcctgtgcacggtggctctggatgtttccacaccagactcagtccactgcttcctcaggttccccaaggtctggaatcggtccttctccacaatcttcctcagggtccggtctcctcttctggttgtacagcgttttctgccacattgtttccttccaacagacttaccattgaggtgccttgatacagcactctgggaacagcctatttgttgagaaatttctttctgggtcttaccctcttgcttgagggtgtcaatgatggccttcttgacatctgtcaggtcgctagtcttacccatgatgggggttttgagtaatgaacccggcagggagtttataaaagcctcaggtatcttttgcatgtgtttagagataattagttgattcagaagattagggtaataggtcgtttagagaaccttttcttgatatgctaatttattgagacaggttttttgggttatcaggagttatatgccaaaatcatcagtattaaaacaataaaagacctgacaattttcagttggtggataatgaatctataatatatgaaagtttaattgtaatcattacattatggtaaataatgaaatttaacactatatgctaattttttgagaaggacctgtatgtgttggGGTTCTTTGACTCTTTCtgaagcctgcgcactgcagcatttTGTTCTGCCTTTTTAGTCAGGGCGGCTAgggtattaggctgtgtgcacacattgctgatttttcgcattttttcgctataaaaacactataaaaccgcaaaaaaaagcatacaatatgcatcccatcattttgaatgaattctgcatgttttgtgcgcgaaaaaaacgcatcgcggtaaaaaacgcagcatgttcattaattttgctgtttttttttgcggatttcctactataaaatgcattgggagatgtccggaaaaaacgcatcaaaaacgcgtcagaaacgcggcaaaaacgcatggagatttattgcagaaaatttcaggtttttctcaggaattttctgcaagaaatcctgaatgtgtgcacatagcctaagagtgggctgtcagtcagtgcggggAGCACAGTTACAGCCGCGGGAGTGATCGCTATGCACTGAACAGTGACTTAACCCTCGCTGGCCCACCCTTATGGCTGAATGCCAAATGCTGCCAGGCGGGTATAAAGTTAACTTCCTCCTGGGCACTGAGTGCTGGCACTAGGCAGCttcaggctctgtgcacacgttgcggattttgctgcggatccgcagcgtttccgcacctgcggatccgcagcagtttcccataagtttacagtacaatgtaaacctatgggaaatagaaaacgatgtgcacatgctgcggaaaaaaacgcgcggaaatgcagcggattattttccgcagcatgtcacttctttgtgcagaatccgcagcggttttccatctgctccaatagaaaactgcagatggaaaaccgcagtagaatccgcattaaaaaccgcgataaatctgcagtaaaaaccgcagcggatttttatacgtgtgcacataccctaagaatgcTATTGACTGCAGATTAATCTCATATCTGCAGGCTAAGGCTACATACACACGTGGCGTTTTTTCTGCAGCAAGATctgctttcttggcagtaaagaagctgcggaaaaaagcaggttttgcttgttttttgttgcgcatttttgttgttttttattatgcTACTTTTATTTCTTGTGCAAGCTGATAAAGTTTTGTGACCCCCCAAAAATCATATTCTAttccaaaacctgatacctgcatttttcagagttttttcagcgttctttcaccacccattactttcaatgggtgaaaaatgctgaaaaaatgctgaaaaaaagacatgctgcattttgcaaaaaccaagcaaagcacaaaatattgaggacaaaaaaacccaacaaataaacagtgtgcatgagatttctgaaatctcatagactttgctggtactgtgaaacgcagctgaaaatttgcattaaaaaatacacagcaaaaacgtatacatgtgaacatagcactatagtgtttttttttaacatgacaggttccctttaaacatgaaGAAATCAACTTTGTTTCCTGTAACTGTAGATAAGACATCTGTTCCCATCAATCAGATTATAAAGTTAATAATAGCTCTTCCCACAGGATGTGCAATGTCATATTTGCTGGAACATACACTTGGAAGATTCATTTGTGGTAAATCCAGAAGCCATGGCGTCTGCTAATCTCCGAGACGAGCTAACATGCTCTATCTGTATGGACATTTATAGAGATCCCGTAACCCTGAtatgtggacacaacttctgccgggtcTGTATTGATCGTGTGCCGGATACAGATGGCGGGTATGGAGAATATTCCTGTCCTGAATGTAGAGCAACATTTCACAGGAGGCCTCCACTACAGAGGAACATAACTCTGTGTAATGTGGTGGAGAATGTCCTGTCTACTCAGCCACATCATGAGGAGATCACCGGGATCTGCTGCACTTACTGTGTGGACCCTCCAGTACCTGCTGTTAAATCCTGTCTCCTGTGTGAGGCTTCTCTGTGTGATAATCACCTGAGGGTTCACAGCAATGGACCAGAACACGTCCTCACTGATCCCAGCACTTCTCTGGAGACCaggaaatgttctgtccataagAAGATCCTGGAATATTACTGCACTGAGGACGAGGCTTGTATCTGTGTGTCCTGCAGTTTGGCCGGAGAACATCGGGGACATCGGGTGGAGATGCTGGATGAGGCCTCTGGAAAGAAAAAGGAGAAACTGAGAAATGTTCTGCAAAAATTGATCACAAGGAAGAAAAAGACCGAGGAAAGATTTCACAGTCTGGAGGAGCACTGGAGAAAAGCTCAAGAAAAAGCAGCTGGAGAAGCCGAGAGAGTCATTGCCCTGTGTACAGATATCAGGAGATGGGTGGACGACCTGGAGAAGAAGGTCCTGAGTGATATCAAAAGGCAGGCAGAGAAGATGTCACTGTCCCTGTCTGCTCGGATCCATCAGCTGGAAATAAAGAAGGACGAGTTGTCCAGGAAGATGAGAcacattgaggagctgtgtaacatgacggatccactgactgtcttacaggaaccagacaccggtgacttgtgtgatcctgaggagggaggtgatgaggacacaggaggacatgatggaggtgatgaggacacaggaggacatgatggaggtgatgaggacacaggaggacatgatggaggtgatgaggtcaTAGAggtacatgatggaggtgatgaggacacaagaggacatgatggaggtgatcggGGTGCGGAGCTGATCTCACACATATCACACACATTATCTGCTATGATAAGAGATATAAACATGATCTTCTCTGTTCAGGATCCTGCAGACATATTACTGGATGTAAACACGGCTGCTAATAATCTCCTTATATCAGACGACCTGAAAACTGCGACCTGGACAGAAATAACGCAGAATCGTCCAGAAACAGCAGAGAGATTCCAGTATAATCAGGTGATGAGCGGGAGAGGATTTacctcaggacgacattactgggatgtggagATCAGGGGATCACCTAGTTGGAGGGTGGTGATGTGTTATCCCACAATGGACAGGGGAGATCAGTCATACATTGGGTATAATAACAAGTCCTGGGGTTTATTTGGAGGGAGGCAGTATAATAATCAGTGTTCAGTGAGACATGACAGTAAAGTGATCCTGTTACCTCATCAGATCTCCAGTGATGGAGTCAGGATACAtctggattatgaggccgggcagttgtccttttatgagctgtgtgaccccatcagacacttacacaccttcactgccGCCTTCTCCGAGCCCCTTCATATGTATCTAATGGTTCTATAAGGATATTGGGAAACAGCTGAGAAACTATTTTCATAGAAGAAATCAATCCAAGAGAGCAGAATATATGACTGGTGGATCATACAGATACTGGGTGGACCCTTATGGAGGATTTCTTTCTTTGTGGTGCATTTTGACATTCATTTCACAAATGCAGATAAGagataactatttttttttcaaaacgttTACAAAACAACATCCATAGATTATTTGGCCTTATTCAGATGTTCATGTAAGTGTTCTATCCGTGATTTATCAGATAGAAAATGAATCTGCTTTTGCGTACCATGAAAAATCACGGAtgcgtgaatgaggccttaggctgCTTAGAAACGTTCAAGATTTCTGACCATTTAGGAATTCTTtcttaaaatgccaccaacctgtggctaacACCACACAAACACCGTGAACAAAAACTGGTTTAAGGGATACTTTTTGCCTGTTGTGGTGCctggctgtgggggttggcaccctagggggagcgTCGTGGCACCCCCGTTCAACGATGGCTATCCCTAGGGTCCCTAGATGCGCCCTGCAGAACCTATTTAGTCCCTCTACCCAGGTGAGTGACTAAAGGATCCCCTAATGT contains:
- the LOC138675089 gene encoding E3 ubiquitin/ISG15 ligase TRIM25-like — encoded protein: MASANLRDELTCSICMDIYRDPVTLICGHNFCRVCIDRVPDTDGGYGEYSCPECRATFHRRPPLQRNITLCNVVENVLSTQPHHEEITGICCTYCVDPPVPAVKSCLLCEASLCDNHLRVHSNGPEHVLTDPSTSLETRKCSVHKKILEYYCTEDEACICVSCSLAGEHRGHRVEMLDEASGKKKEKLRNVLQKLITRKKKTEERFHSLEEHWRKAQEKAAGEAERVIALCTDIRRWVDDLEKKVLSDIKRQAEKMSLSLSARIHQLEIKKDELSRKMRHIEELCNMTDPLTVLQEPDTGDLCDPEEGGDEDTGGHDGGDEDTGGHDGGDEDTGGHDGGDEVIEVHDGGDEDTRGHDGGDRGAELISHISHTLSAMIRDINMIFSVQDPADILLDVNTAANNLLISDDLKTATWTEITQNRPETAERFQYNQVMSGRGFTSGRHYWDVEIRGSPSWRVVMCYPTMDRGDQSYIGYNNKSWGLFGGRQYNNQCSVRHDSKVILLPHQISSDGVRIHLDYEAGQLSFYELCDPIRHLHTFTAAFSEPLHMYLMVL